The DNA segment TTCAGCCAAAAGAATATCGAATCCCATCCGAGGATTCCTCTCAACTCATTCTCCAGTAGAATGTAAAGATAATTACTCTGTCTATATTTATAACCTGCCTTCCAAATTCAATTTTGATCTATTGGAAGATTGTAGCAGTTTGAATATCTACACAGATATGTGCCCTCATGTTACAAATAATGGAATGGGAAAGCCACTCCCTGAAATGGGCTCTAGCAGCTGGTACACCACTCATCAACTCATCGGTGAATTAATCGTTCATGCTCGAATCGAAAACCACCCCTGTCGTACAGAGGATGCAGAGAAAGCTAGtctattttatgtacctttctaCGGGGGGCTCCATGCCTCGAGCAAATTCCGCGAGCCAAATTACACAATTCGTGATGCACTGGCTGTTGAATTAGTGGAGTACGTAGAAGAGCAGAAGTGGTGGAAGAGGAATAATGGGAGAGACCATTTCATGGCTTTTGGAAGAACTGCTTGGGATTTCATGAGGactgatgatgttcctgattttggTGCAAACAAGCTATTGAACATGTCCCCTGTGCAAAATATGTCTGTTCTTTTGGTGGAAAGACACCCATGGGAAGGCCATAATCAACATGGCATTCCTTACCCGTCCTACTTCCATCCCTCTGCTTTGTCTGAGATGATTGAATGGCAAGATCGTGTGAGTTATATGGATAGGCCTCATTTATTTTCCTTTGTTGGGGCTCCCCGGACAGGAAAGAAAAAAGTTGTCACAAGGGATAGAGTCATAAAACAGTGCGAGGAGTCAAGTAaatgcttgatcttgaaatgtggCAAGGGACCAAGTAAGTGTCACAAGCCTAGACAAGTTCTTAACGTGATGATGAAGTCCAATTTTTGCTTGCAAGTGTTGGGCGATTCATATACTCGACGTTCAACTTTTGATTCCATACTCGCTGGATGTATTCCGGTCTTCTTTTCTAACCATACCGCGTATTCGCAATACCAATGGTTTTTACCTTCTGATCCTACCACATATTCCGTTTACATTGATTTAGAACGAAACCATAGCATAGGAATAGAGGAGGAGCTTCTCAAAATTCCAATGGAAGAAGTAGAAAGAATGAGGAGGACTGTCATACAATTGATCCCAACATTAACGTATGCACACCCTAATTCTACTTCATATGGATTTAGGGATGCTGTTGATGTCGCTCTTAAAGGACTGTCCCTGCACGTTACCTCATTGTTAAAAGCTACCTCTTGAGTAGGATGTACTACCAATAGTACTACGTTTGgaatattgtatt comes from the Nicotiana sylvestris chromosome 4, ASM39365v2, whole genome shotgun sequence genome and includes:
- the LOC104236333 gene encoding probable xyloglucan galactosyltransferase GT17, which codes for MWRKNNFKIFTKEKDEEYGSRKKEFTSLKDIQPHLKILVLFTTSLMIWFLFLLVFSAKRISNPIRGFLSTHSPVECKDNYSVYIYNLPSKFNFDLLEDCSSLNIYTDMCPHVTNNGMGKPLPEMGSSSWYTTHQLIGELIVHARIENHPCRTEDAEKASLFYVPFYGGLHASSKFREPNYTIRDALAVELVEYVEEQKWWKRNNGRDHFMAFGRTAWDFMRTDDVPDFGANKLLNMSPVQNMSVLLVERHPWEGHNQHGIPYPSYFHPSALSEMIEWQDRVSYMDRPHLFSFVGAPRTGKKKVVTRDRVIKQCEESSKCLILKCGKGPSKCHKPRQVLNVMMKSNFCLQVLGDSYTRRSTFDSILAGCIPVFFSNHTAYSQYQWFLPSDPTTYSVYIDLERNHSIGIEEELLKIPMEEVERMRRTVIQLIPTLTYAHPNSTSYGFRDAVDVALKGLSLHVTSLLKATS